One window from the genome of Elephas maximus indicus isolate mEleMax1 chromosome 8, mEleMax1 primary haplotype, whole genome shotgun sequence encodes:
- the LOC126081503 gene encoding cytochrome c oxidase assembly factor 1 homolog isoform X2: MSKPLGKLFLYTGVFTSGTCTLMYYLIQKMFSKALYYQLALEHLYSHPESLEALGPPVNIHYLHLTDRFNFVDITEAQLKIPVSGSKAKGYLYVISSRDAPFKSWNLQEVFLELKGGQQIPMFKSSKENGGDAKKE; this comes from the exons ATGTCAAAGCCCCTGGGAAAACTGTTTCTTTACACTGGCGTGTTTACTAGTGGAACCTGCACCCTCATGTATTATCTTATACAAA AAATGTTTTCCAAGGCTTTGTATTACCAGTTGGCATTGGAGCACCTGTATAGTCATCCTGAGTCACTGGAAGCTCTGGGCCCTCCTGTCAACATTCACTATCTCCACCTCACTGACAGGTTCAACTTCGTCGACATTACTGAAGCCCAG TTGAAGATTCCTGTCTCTGGGTCCAAGGCCAAGGGCTACCTCTACGTCATCTCGTCCAGGGATGCCCCCTTTAAGAG CTGGAACCTTCAGGAGGTCTTCTTAGAGCTCAAAGGAGGTCAGCAGATTCCCATGTTCAAGTCCAGCAAGGAGAACGGTGGTGACGCAAAGAAAGAGTAA
- the LOC126081503 gene encoding cytochrome c oxidase assembly factor 1 homolog isoform X1 codes for MKSAVKNIKHVGRLKDSSEPAFQVLNEDQSCGQVPGSLSFDDFRESRATTLQKFPESRMSKPLGKLFLYTGVFTSGTCTLMYYLIQKMFSKALYYQLALEHLYSHPESLEALGPPVNIHYLHLTDRFNFVDITEAQLKIPVSGSKAKGYLYVISSRDAPFKSWNLQEVFLELKGGQQIPMFKSSKENGGDAKKE; via the exons ATGAAAAGTGCTGTGAAGAATATAAAACACGTTGGGAGATTAAAGGatag CAGTGAACCAGCATTTCAAGTTCTGAACGAAGACCAAAGTTGTGGGCAAGTCCCAG GATCACTTTCTTTTGATGATTTTCGAGAGAGCCGTGCTACCACGTTGCAAAAG tttcCAGAAAGCAGGATGTCAAAGCCCCTGGGAAAACTGTTTCTTTACACTGGCGTGTTTACTAGTGGAACCTGCACCCTCATGTATTATCTTATACAAA AAATGTTTTCCAAGGCTTTGTATTACCAGTTGGCATTGGAGCACCTGTATAGTCATCCTGAGTCACTGGAAGCTCTGGGCCCTCCTGTCAACATTCACTATCTCCACCTCACTGACAGGTTCAACTTCGTCGACATTACTGAAGCCCAG TTGAAGATTCCTGTCTCTGGGTCCAAGGCCAAGGGCTACCTCTACGTCATCTCGTCCAGGGATGCCCCCTTTAAGAG CTGGAACCTTCAGGAGGTCTTCTTAGAGCTCAAAGGAGGTCAGCAGATTCCCATGTTCAAGTCCAGCAAGGAGAACGGTGGTGACGCAAAGAAAGAGTAA